actaactaaatttgcttccggagtcgtaatagtagaactgttTAATCTGATTGATTTATCACGCTAACTGCTAGCAGCTGAGAACAGTTTAACATTTCATCTAGCttgactatatttatatatatttttggaaaagCGGGCACTGGGGATACACAGATGTCCACAGTGGTTAGGATGTTGTTGCCAGGGGGGCTGGAGTTTTTAAGGGTAGGACCATAGATATGTGTATGTCTGAGGGTAAGAGGAACATCAAAAATGTTGTGGCCTCAGCTGAAGCCTGCAGCTACATTTAATACATTACAATTTTAATCATTTGGATACACACTGTAATTTAATTAATGCATCAAAAAATTGATTCCCTGTGATAAAATCCCATGATCAAACAATATTTTTTCTCAACTATAAGCACATTCTTGTTGATTTGAATCAGTTTGCAGTTCTACTGCACTCAATTTGCTAAACTCTGCAAATGCAAAAGCAGggactctctttttctcattctttgtctctgtttttcttgACCAGTGGTTGTGTAGATATTAGAGGTGTTCTGAGGTCTCGTTccattaaaggggcactaaaccctcaGATTTTTTCTGACTACAGCCTCAGCTTAAATTTGACAAAGGCTAAAAAAagggaggagcactgggtgatgtattggtttagaggcggggcaggagggagagctgattggctagaCTGCAGCAGTAGGAGCAGTGTGCTTCTAATAGGGGTTGAACGTGCAGGGCGGGCAGTATTATTGATCGACTGATCTGCATATTCTGATGCGTCTGCGTACCAAATTACAAcaacaaaagtgttttttaaaggttaggaaatatttataaagtttttaagCAGTACTGGCTTcattgttttattacttcaaaggaacacatttcagctaataatgggaaaaatatgttttagggtttagtggctctttaaactgTATTTCTCAACAGGGTTATCAGCCTTTTACAGTGCTCAAACTTTCTcaacttaattattaaattaaaaacatttacactTTTAAATATTATCAAATGTTATAGCTGCTACCATGAAATAAGAAGCGAGGCTGTTTTGGACTGGAAACTACCTGCATTTATTATATAAAGTcggcagaaaaaaaatatattacaaacaTCAGGTGTGCGTCCATTCCCGTTTACTAACTGTATCACTGACTGATCCTTATCAAACATTGAGGTTACACTCTAAATACTGAATGTCCATATAGATTTACTTCTCCAgactgttctttaaaaaaatatgccTTTAAAAGCTCTTAAAAGAAAAAGCACCATGAAGAATCACTTCCAGGGTTCTTTGTGTTGGAACCCGAATGGTTAACAGTTGAAATTCTTGAATTGGGGCTTCTGTAAAACACGGTGGTGGTTTTGCTTCTACTGCTCTTTAAAGAAAGGGCCATGAGAAGGCCCTGCAGGTGATTTATCTTCACATAGTTGCCTGCAGATGCCCAGAACCCTGCAAGATCCCTCCAGGAAGCCTTCTGTTTAAGAGTGTGGCCAGTGGAGAGCAAATGCTATGTAATGATGCAGCCTCCCTTCTCCTTGAAGGGGTTCTTGTCCTCAGGAACTCCCTTGACCAGCGGATCTTCTCCGGACCGAGCCTCGACGTAGGAGATGATGTCAGGAGCAGTGGCAGAAACCTGATAAGAAGTCAGCAAGTCAATAAttaagcagtgttgggaaggttacttttaaaatgtaatcccttacagattactgattacatcactcaaaatgtaatttgtaacgtaatcagttacattacttcaagtgagtaacgtaatctgattactttggattactttaaatattgtcatttttttaagcctgaatgaatgtagcaaccacatattgcatattattcttttatttctatttccagtcaacaaatagataaacaaataaaacagccttttcaatcactctataaaaatacttatgaaaccatttcatcaaacaattttatgaaacacttctataaattgatgataaaaccatttaaagccaaacaatgtaacaacaactgtaagctatctatttgcaggtttgccaccagtgttaattttgacaacaaattttgatttagttttagtcatagtcttgtgacgaaaatagcatttagttttagtcacaatttagtcatctgaaatgtttttagttttagtcgacttaatgttataagaatatagtcgactaaaattacagtaaatttagtcgactaaaatgtaaagggtgtaaatgtaaatgctttttcatcagtttcctagaattattaactatacacttatacgaaatgaaacgtttaataaccacttgagtaatattgttaatgtttgaaaatgaaatatatttatatatgatttaatgtatattattattattgtaggtgtgtgactatacatattttacatttaaaattttgctctagaaatcaggtcataaaacatctgaatagttaaattatagtttgaacagtgttgtagatgcaaaaacagcctttaaaggatctagttttatctccagcactaacccagcacacctactggagcctcagtctataaatgagataaaaaacacaccttcacacactgtcctgtagagatgctctcaggatgtattgagagacttcatgagttaaagtgagaaacttatgagaaagtgctgtaaggaactttacacagacttttgggttcatagattcacttatttttttgttttattttgggtatattattgagttctttctgacctgttcctgctttaacacta
This genomic stretch from Astyanax mexicanus isolate ESR-SI-001 chromosome 15, AstMex3_surface, whole genome shotgun sequence harbors:
- the gngt2b gene encoding guanine nucleotide-binding protein G(I)/G(S)/G(O) subunit gamma-T2b, which produces MARDMSDKDIMKMELDQLKIEVKTSRTAVSATAPDIISYVEARSGEDPLVKGVPEDKNPFKEKGGCIIT